In the Deltaproteobacteria bacterium genome, CCGTCCGTGGTCCTCGACGCGCTGCACGCCAAGATCGAGCAGCTGAACCACGGCATCCTCCCGCCCGGCGTCCGCGTCGACACCTTCTACGACCGCGCCCGGCTGGTGCGGCGCACGCTCACCACCGTGACGCACAACCTGGTGCTCGGCGCGCTCCTCGTCGTGCTCGTGGTGGGCGTCTTCCTGATGAGTCTCCGCGCCGCGCTGGTGGTGGCGCTCGTCATCCCGCTCTCGCTGCTCGGCTCGTTCCTCTATCTCAAGCTCCGCGGCCTCTCCGCGAACCTCCTCTCGCTGGGCGCAGTCGACTTCGGGATCATCGTCGACGGGGCGGTGATCATGGTCGAGCACGTGGCGCGGCGCCTGGCGCGGAACGGCCCGCGCCATGTCCGGGCCGTCGTGCTGGAGGCGGCCGAAGAGGTGGCGCGGCCGACGCTCTTCGCCCTCTGCATCATCATCGTCGCCTACGTCCCGATCTTCTCGCTCCAGCGCGTCGAGGGCCGCATCTTCGCGCCCATGGCGAACACGGTGTGCGCGGCGCTGGTGGCGGCGCTCGCGTTCTCGTTCACGCTGGTGCCGCTGCTCGGCTATCTCCTGCTCCGCCGCAACGCCGGGGGCGGCGAGGAGACGCCGGTCGAGCGTGCGGCGCTCGGCGCCTACCGGCCGGCGCTCGGCTGGGCCCTCGACCACCGGCGTGCGGTGCTCGGCGCGACGCTCGCCGTGCTCGCGCTCGGGCTCTGGCTGTTCGCGCGCCTCGGCACGGAGTTCCTCCCCGAATTGAACGAGGGCGCGCTCTACGTGACCTTCACGCTCCCGCCCAGCATCTCCCTGAGCGAGGCCTCGCGTGCCATGGTGCCGCGCATCACCGACCTCCTCCTCTCCTTCCCCGAGGTGAAGAGCGTGCTCAGCCAGCTGGGCGGTCCCGACGACGGCACCGACTGGTCCACGCCGAACAACCTCGAGTACTTCGTCGACCTGAGGCCGCGCGCCGCGTGGCCGCGCGGGATGACCGCCGACCGGCTGGTGACCGAGATGCGCGTGCGCCTGGCCGACATCCCGGGCATCGAGTTCAACTTCTCGCAGCCGATCAAGGACAACATCGAGGAGAACATCTCGGGCATGAACGGCCAGGTCGCGATCAAGCTGTTCGGCGACGACCTGGCCGCGATGCGGCGCGCGGCGGAGGACGTGCGGCGCGTGCTCGCGTCCGTGCCCGGCGTGGCCGATCTGGCGATCGTCCAGTCGGCCGAGTTGCCGCAGGTGCACATCGTCGTCGACCGCCAGGCGATCGCGCGCTACGGCCTCAACGTCGCCGACGTGCAGGAGGTCGTCGAGACCGCGATCGGCGGCACGGCGGCGACCTCGCTGTGGGAGGGCGAGCGGCACTTCGACGTCGTCGTCCGCCTGGCCGAGGCCTCGCGGGCGACCCTCGACCGCCTTCCCGTCATCCGGGTCGCCACGCCCGACGGCGCCCAGGTGCCGCTCGCCCAGCTCGCCCGCGTCGAGGTGGCGCCCGGCCAGGCGTCGATCACGCGCGAGGCGAACATGCGCTTCATCGGCATCCGCTGCAACGTGCACGGCCGGGACATGGGCGGCCTGGTCGCCGAGGCGCAGCGCCGGGTGGCGGCCGAGGTGAAGCTGCCGGCGAACTCGTTCCTCACCTGGGGCGGCGAGTTCGAGAACCAGCGGCGCGCCATGGCGCGCCTCGCCATCATCATCCCGGTGTCGATCGCGCTCATCCTGGCGATCCTGTTCCACACCTTCGGCTCGCTGCGCTGCGCCCTCCTCATCCTGGCGACCATTCCCTTCGCGCTGGTGGGCGGGGTCGTGGGCCTCGACCTCGCCGGGCTCAACCTGAGCGTGTCGGCGTGCATCGGCTTCATCGCGCTCATGGGGCAGGTGGTGCTGAACGGCGTGGTGCTGGTCTCACAGATCAACGCGCTGCGGGCCGAGGGCCTCGGGCTGCGCGCGGCGGTCGAAGCCGGCGCGACACGCCGCCTGCGCGCCGTCCTCATGACGGCGCTGCTCGCCGCGCTCGGCCTCCTGCCCGCCGCGCTCTCGACGCAGATCGGCTCGGAGACGCAGCGGCCGCTCGCCGTGGTGGTGATCGGCGGCCTCGTCTCGGCGACGCTCTTGACCCTGCTCGTCCTGCCCGTGCTGTACACGCTCGTCCTCTCCGGGCGCGGGGTGCGCAGCCTTCCGCGAGCGCTCGGGCGGCGCGATGATGACGCGCTCCGCGCGGCGGAGGTCGCGTGAGGGGCGCGCGCGGCCGCCGGAGCGACGCCCGGTGAGGAGGCGCTGGCGCGTGCTCGCGCTCGTGCTGGCCCTTGGCCCCGCAGCCCGCGGGGAGGACACGGTGCGTCTGACGCTCGACGAGGCGCTGGCGGAGTTGCGCCGGCAGAACCCCGAGCTGCTCGCCGGCGCGCTGCACGTGCGTGCCGCCCACGGCGACGTGGTCACCGCCGGCCTGCTGCCGAACCCGA is a window encoding:
- a CDS encoding efflux RND transporter permease subunit, which encodes MRRILALSLAQPLAVLGLAVAFAIAGAIAFWHLPIEAFPELADPQVQVITLFPGHAAEEVERQVTLPIEQQMNGLPGLVRMHSFSLLGLSFVVLTFDDGTDLYFARQQVSERLAQVDVPEGVKPTLGPLSTPTGEIYRYTLVGDGYTPMQLRELEDWVMERHLKQVPGVADVVSFGGFVKQYQVQVDPGQLQARRVTLRQVYEALGRSNANAGGNYIEHGEEQYVVRGLGTLAGAGDIEQVVVAARGGIPIRIRDLARVTVGAFPRRGVVTRDREPEAVEGIVLMRRGENPSVVLDALHAKIEQLNHGILPPGVRVDTFYDRARLVRRTLTTVTHNLVLGALLVVLVVGVFLMSLRAALVVALVIPLSLLGSFLYLKLRGLSANLLSLGAVDFGIIVDGAVIMVEHVARRLARNGPRHVRAVVLEAAEEVARPTLFALCIIIVAYVPIFSLQRVEGRIFAPMANTVCAALVAALAFSFTLVPLLGYLLLRRNAGGGEETPVERAALGAYRPALGWALDHRRAVLGATLAVLALGLWLFARLGTEFLPELNEGALYVTFTLPPSISLSEASRAMVPRITDLLLSFPEVKSVLSQLGGPDDGTDWSTPNNLEYFVDLRPRAAWPRGMTADRLVTEMRVRLADIPGIEFNFSQPIKDNIEENISGMNGQVAIKLFGDDLAAMRRAAEDVRRVLASVPGVADLAIVQSAELPQVHIVVDRQAIARYGLNVADVQEVVETAIGGTAATSLWEGERHFDVVVRLAEASRATLDRLPVIRVATPDGAQVPLAQLARVEVAPGQASITREANMRFIGIRCNVHGRDMGGLVAEAQRRVAAEVKLPANSFLTWGGEFENQRRAMARLAIIIPVSIALILAILFHTFGSLRCALLILATIPFALVGGVVGLDLAGLNLSVSACIGFIALMGQVVLNGVVLVSQINALRAEGLGLRAAVEAGATRRLRAVLMTALLAALGLLPAALSTQIGSETQRPLAVVVIGGLVSATLLTLLVLPVLYTLVLSGRGVRSLPRALGRRDDDALRAAEVA